From Burkholderia sp. WP9, a single genomic window includes:
- a CDS encoding VOC family protein, with translation MTILGIEQIIYGVTDLATCRRFFADWGLKEVAHDETQARFETLNGCTVLVVNANDASLPPAFEEGPTLREVTWGVATKAELDALRGRFAGQPGHFETDDAVGCIDPNGMAIRVEVTRKRALDVHGSPSNVWGQTLRVDQPSPIYERAEPVEVGHVVFFTNKLAEQEKFYQELLGFEMSDRYPGRGAFMRCAPHGGHHDIFLLALPNGKRGLNHVAFTVRDIHEVFGGGMHISRCGWDTQLGPGRHPVSSAYFWYFQNPAGGLIEYYADEDQLTPEWQPRDFEPGPTVFAEWAIDGGIDGNTRRQKNAKAPEGKFMTEQKK, from the coding sequence ATGACGATTCTCGGCATTGAACAGATTATTTATGGCGTGACGGATCTCGCCACCTGCCGCCGCTTTTTCGCGGACTGGGGTTTGAAGGAAGTCGCACACGACGAAACCCAGGCGCGCTTCGAAACGCTGAACGGCTGCACGGTTCTTGTCGTGAATGCGAACGATGCGTCGCTGCCGCCCGCGTTCGAAGAAGGCCCGACGCTGCGCGAAGTGACCTGGGGTGTGGCGACCAAAGCCGAACTCGACGCACTGCGTGGACGCTTTGCCGGCCAGCCGGGCCATTTCGAAACCGACGACGCCGTCGGCTGCATCGACCCGAACGGCATGGCGATTCGCGTTGAAGTGACGCGCAAGCGCGCGCTCGACGTGCACGGTTCGCCATCCAATGTGTGGGGCCAGACGTTGCGCGTCGATCAGCCGTCGCCGATCTACGAGCGTGCCGAACCTGTCGAAGTCGGTCACGTGGTGTTCTTCACGAACAAACTCGCCGAACAGGAAAAGTTCTATCAGGAACTGCTCGGTTTCGAAATGTCGGACCGTTATCCGGGTCGTGGCGCGTTCATGCGTTGCGCGCCGCACGGCGGCCACCACGACATTTTCCTGCTGGCGTTGCCCAACGGTAAGCGCGGCCTGAATCACGTCGCGTTCACTGTGCGCGATATCCACGAAGTGTTCGGCGGCGGCATGCATATCAGCCGCTGCGGCTGGGATACGCAACTCGGGCCGGGGCGTCATCCGGTGTCGTCGGCTTACTTCTGGTACTTCCAGAATCCGGCCGGCGGCCTGATCGAGTACTACGCCGACGAAGACCAACTCACGCCCGAATGGCAGCCGCGCGATTTCGAACCGGGTCCGACCGTGTTCGCCGAATGGGCGATCGACGGCGGCATCGACGGCAATACGCGGCGCCAGAAAAACGCGAAGGCGCCCGAGGGCAAGTTCATGACGGAGCAGAAAAAATGA
- a CDS encoding J domain-containing protein, translating to MNTIANNHWPWDVLGIESNADERAVRRAYARLLKQQRPDEDAEAFQRLRYAYESALQMASGTAAQESTTAPTQVNVDGIATAELTEPTQISTKAPVMLSITADTSEVQAARELDAFETAVQLWQNFVAHADDLGSRRTLQDLFARVINIPTRDELEWQALCHCLNEDTPATLRTNLSAVLGWRDSATHLRRRNAAIAALALDRVFADEDYDALRLRFPNAMALLEGPLPQMTVGARALLRAGVRAEMEQLLIALCRYHPNVVRLRLNAEKVDFWGRCLKFRISAGRLLGPALALNAWCGLLFADASLNSSRGRWFDQWAPAQLGILVSTLMLALVMVAAATVLLSEGQQQKLRALRAIGWLRYGWVPVWLGATTIALCEDGSGRSTSIAMATLGVCTIWAALIYGWPPVKELAILAAFSATALGFAGHWIATDSHAWLMPYAHGVLFAFFISFSQAEWREWVARRPPVFWACVPVWFAGFAALIVLLVQREARATQFAWALFAVMSATGGVLATTRWSDLRAAIPSFFRGYTNLVWMALAIYKPDIVACAGAGLMSVWVIEGCRRRVG from the coding sequence ATGAACACGATTGCGAACAATCATTGGCCTTGGGACGTGCTCGGGATCGAGTCGAATGCCGACGAGCGTGCGGTGCGTCGCGCCTATGCGCGGCTGTTGAAGCAACAGCGTCCGGACGAAGATGCCGAGGCGTTTCAGCGTTTGCGGTATGCGTATGAGTCCGCGTTGCAGATGGCGAGCGGTACGGCCGCACAGGAATCGACCACGGCGCCCACGCAGGTGAATGTGGACGGCATCGCGACTGCGGAGTTGACCGAACCCACGCAGATATCTACAAAAGCGCCTGTGATGCTGTCCATTACGGCCGACACCTCTGAAGTTCAGGCCGCTCGCGAACTGGACGCTTTCGAAACCGCAGTCCAACTCTGGCAAAACTTCGTCGCGCACGCGGATGATCTCGGGTCGCGGCGGACACTGCAAGATCTATTTGCCCGCGTTATCAACATTCCGACGCGCGACGAACTCGAATGGCAGGCGCTGTGCCATTGTCTAAACGAGGACACGCCGGCCACGCTGCGCACGAACCTAAGTGCGGTCCTCGGCTGGCGGGACAGCGCGACGCATCTGCGGCGGCGCAATGCGGCCATTGCGGCGCTCGCGCTGGACCGCGTGTTTGCCGACGAGGACTACGACGCGCTGCGTCTGCGCTTTCCCAACGCGATGGCGTTGCTCGAAGGGCCATTGCCTCAAATGACGGTCGGCGCTAGAGCGCTGCTTCGTGCCGGCGTGCGCGCCGAGATGGAGCAACTGCTGATCGCGCTATGCCGTTACCATCCCAACGTCGTGCGGCTGAGGCTCAATGCCGAGAAGGTCGATTTCTGGGGCCGCTGCCTCAAGTTTCGCATTAGCGCGGGCCGCCTGCTTGGTCCGGCGCTCGCGCTGAATGCGTGGTGCGGATTGCTGTTTGCCGATGCTTCGCTCAATTCCAGTCGCGGCCGATGGTTCGATCAGTGGGCGCCGGCTCAATTGGGCATTCTTGTTTCGACACTCATGCTTGCTTTGGTGATGGTCGCTGCCGCCACCGTGTTGCTGTCCGAAGGCCAGCAACAAAAACTGCGGGCGTTACGCGCGATCGGTTGGCTGCGCTATGGGTGGGTTCCTGTGTGGCTTGGTGCGACCACCATTGCGCTGTGCGAAGACGGGAGCGGAAGATCGACTTCGATCGCGATGGCCACGCTAGGGGTCTGCACGATTTGGGCTGCGTTGATTTACGGGTGGCCGCCTGTCAAGGAACTCGCGATACTTGCGGCCTTCAGTGCGACGGCGCTGGGCTTTGCCGGGCACTGGATCGCTACGGACTCGCATGCGTGGTTGATGCCTTATGCGCACGGTGTGTTGTTCGCGTTCTTCATTTCGTTTTCGCAGGCGGAATGGCGCGAATGGGTTGCGCGTCGGCCGCCTGTGTTTTGGGCCTGTGTGCCTGTATGGTTCGCCGGGTTCGCAGCGTTGATCGTGTTGCTGGTACAGCGCGAAGCGCGCGCGACACAGTTTGCGTGGGCCTTGTTTGCGGTGATGTCGGCGACGGGTGGCGTGCTGGCGACGACGCGTTGGAGCGATCTGCGTGCGGCTATACCGTCGTTTTTTCGCGGGTATACGAATCTCGTGTGGATGGCGTTGGCGATTTATAAGCCGGATATCGTCGCGTGCGCGGGCGCGGGGTTGATGAGTGTGTGGGTGATTGAAGGGTGCAGGCGGCGGGTGGGGTAG
- a CDS encoding FAD-dependent oxidoreductase: MTDAAAAKAQAAHAGLEAPRTIVVIGGGQAAGWVVKTLRKEGFDGRLVMIADEVHLPYERPPLSKAVLAGEADIDTVRLVKPDDFDALNVEAWQPDCATSIDREQRIVRTQSGREVQYDRLVIATGGAARKLPDSLVKTSHVAYLRTLDEAVALGERLRASKRVLVVGGGWIGLEVAATARKLGVDATVVEGAPRLCARSLPPMVSDFLLDLHRSNGVDVRLNASLVSLEDHPNDGNRIRATFADGSTLDADFAVAGIGLTPHTALAEAAGVKVEDGIVVDHFGATDDPRIFACGDVANHPSAWLKRRVRLESWANAQNQAIAAAKALLGTFEPYADIPWFWSDQYDVNLQILGDIPGNAQLAVRGDLPGKRATLFHLEDSAIRGVIAINTPRELKLSRKWMNQGRTIDLATLTDASTALA, from the coding sequence ATGACGGACGCTGCTGCTGCAAAGGCGCAAGCCGCCCATGCCGGACTCGAAGCGCCGCGCACGATCGTGGTGATCGGCGGCGGCCAGGCGGCCGGCTGGGTTGTGAAGACCTTGCGTAAGGAAGGCTTCGATGGCCGCCTCGTGATGATCGCCGACGAAGTCCATCTGCCATACGAACGCCCGCCGCTCTCGAAAGCGGTGCTGGCGGGCGAAGCGGATATCGATACCGTGCGGCTCGTCAAGCCCGACGATTTCGACGCGCTGAACGTCGAAGCATGGCAACCGGATTGCGCGACTTCGATCGATCGTGAACAGCGCATCGTGCGCACGCAGTCGGGACGCGAAGTGCAGTACGACCGTCTGGTGATCGCGACCGGCGGCGCGGCGCGCAAGTTGCCGGACTCGTTGGTCAAGACCTCGCACGTTGCTTATCTGCGCACGCTCGACGAAGCCGTCGCATTGGGCGAACGCTTGCGTGCCAGCAAGCGTGTGCTGGTGGTGGGCGGCGGCTGGATCGGCCTTGAAGTCGCGGCCACGGCGCGCAAGCTCGGCGTCGACGCGACGGTGGTGGAAGGCGCGCCGCGTCTGTGCGCGCGTTCGTTGCCGCCGATGGTGTCCGACTTCCTGCTCGACCTGCATCGCTCGAACGGCGTGGACGTGCGTTTGAACGCCTCGCTCGTGTCGCTCGAAGATCATCCGAACGACGGTAACCGCATTCGCGCCACATTCGCGGACGGCTCGACACTCGATGCCGATTTCGCGGTGGCCGGCATCGGTCTCACGCCGCACACGGCGTTGGCCGAAGCGGCGGGCGTGAAGGTGGAAGACGGCATCGTGGTCGATCATTTCGGCGCGACCGACGACCCGCGCATTTTCGCGTGCGGCGACGTCGCCAATCATCCGAGCGCATGGCTCAAGCGCCGCGTGCGGCTCGAATCGTGGGCCAACGCGCAAAACCAGGCGATTGCCGCCGCCAAAGCATTGCTCGGCACCTTCGAACCGTATGCGGACATTCCGTGGTTCTGGTCCGATCAGTACGACGTCAATCTGCAGATTCTCGGCGACATTCCGGGCAACGCGCAGCTCGCCGTGCGCGGCGATTTGCCCGGCAAACGCGCCACGCTGTTCCATCTGGAAGACAGCGCGATTCGCGGCGTGATCGCTATCAATACGCCGCGCGAACTGAAACTGTCGCGCAAATGGATGAACCAAGGCCGGACCATCGACCTTGCCACCCTGACCGACGCCTCAACGGCACTTGCCTAA
- a CDS encoding GNAT family N-acetyltransferase, whose product MSGPIQIRPVAPADFDAWLPLWDAYNAFYGRSGETALPREITKITWGRFFDGYEPMHAMVAERNGQLLGLVHFLYHRHTTMAGPICYLQDLYTLDSERGKGVGRALIEAVYARAKADGSQRVYWQTHETNQTAMKLYDQVADRSGFVVYRKAL is encoded by the coding sequence ATGTCAGGCCCGATTCAGATCCGCCCTGTCGCACCCGCCGATTTCGACGCGTGGTTGCCGCTATGGGACGCCTACAACGCGTTCTATGGCCGCTCGGGCGAAACAGCCTTGCCGCGCGAAATCACGAAAATCACTTGGGGGCGTTTCTTCGACGGCTATGAGCCGATGCATGCCATGGTCGCCGAACGCAACGGCCAGTTGCTCGGTCTCGTGCATTTTCTGTATCACCGTCACACCACCATGGCGGGACCCATCTGCTATCTGCAAGACCTCTATACGCTCGATAGCGAACGCGGCAAAGGCGTGGGCCGAGCATTGATCGAGGCGGTATATGCACGCGCCAAAGCCGATGGCTCGCAGCGCGTTTACTGGCAGACACACGAAACCAATCAGACGGCGATGAAGCTGTATGACCAGGTCGCGGACCGCTCGGGTTTCGTGGTTTATCGCAAAGCGCTGTGA
- a CDS encoding molecular chaperone HscC produces MPSIIGIDLGTTHSLAAIWRDNHAVLIPNALGETLTPSCVSIDDDGSILVGRPAHDRLHTHLQRTAANFKRYMGTSRTVSLGAQTLRPEELSSLVLKSLKADAEAFLGEAISDAVIAVPAYFSDAQRKATRIAGELAGLNVLRLVNEPTAAALAYGVHQRDCERKFLIFDLGGGTFDVSVLDFFEGVMEVRASTGDNFLGGEDFTEALVELFCQRNGLKVRSLAPVAAQRLHQQAERAKRQFTQSGVESVTLELAAGDDKYTLQLDAAAAERTCEHLLERLRKPVERALRDSKIAVAALDEIILVGGASRMPMVRKLVSKMFGRLPTGHLNPDEVVALGAAVQAGLVGRDAGLEEMVLTDVAPYSLGIDTAMQVGPGQFVPGHFLPIIERNTIVPVSRMQRIFTVRDRQPILNLKVFQGEARLTADNVSLGEFTLEVPLKPAGEAGADVRFTYDINGVLEVEATAFPDGKKRAMVIEENPGVMTPEEIRERLAALSALKIHPRDQLENRTLLTRADRVYEETLGDHRQYLAAHIARFQALIEHQNADEIAQARGELGALLDRFDVHVTY; encoded by the coding sequence ATGCCTTCGATCATCGGCATCGATCTTGGAACCACGCATAGTCTCGCGGCAATCTGGCGCGACAATCACGCTGTCCTCATCCCGAACGCGTTAGGCGAGACGCTCACGCCCTCGTGCGTTTCCATCGACGACGACGGCTCGATCCTCGTCGGCCGCCCCGCCCACGATCGCCTGCATACGCATCTGCAACGTACCGCTGCAAACTTCAAGCGCTACATGGGCACGAGCCGCACCGTGTCGCTCGGCGCGCAAACGCTGCGCCCCGAAGAGCTGTCTTCTCTCGTACTCAAATCATTGAAGGCCGATGCCGAAGCTTTTCTCGGCGAAGCGATCAGCGACGCGGTGATCGCCGTGCCCGCCTATTTCAGCGATGCACAACGTAAAGCCACGCGCATCGCCGGGGAACTGGCCGGTCTCAATGTACTGCGTCTCGTCAACGAACCGACAGCGGCCGCGCTGGCGTATGGCGTGCATCAACGCGATTGCGAGCGCAAATTTCTGATCTTCGATCTCGGCGGCGGCACCTTCGACGTTTCCGTGCTCGACTTCTTCGAAGGTGTGATGGAGGTGCGCGCGAGCACCGGCGACAATTTTCTGGGCGGTGAAGATTTCACCGAGGCACTGGTCGAGTTGTTCTGCCAGCGCAACGGCCTCAAGGTCAGATCGCTCGCGCCGGTTGCAGCACAGCGTCTGCATCAGCAGGCCGAACGTGCGAAGCGTCAGTTCACGCAGAGCGGCGTTGAAAGCGTCACCCTCGAGCTTGCAGCCGGCGACGACAAGTACACGCTCCAACTCGACGCAGCCGCCGCGGAGCGCACTTGCGAGCATTTGCTGGAACGGCTGCGTAAGCCGGTGGAACGCGCCTTGCGTGATTCGAAAATCGCCGTGGCTGCGCTCGACGAGATCATTCTCGTGGGTGGTGCGTCGCGCATGCCGATGGTCCGCAAGCTGGTCTCGAAGATGTTCGGTCGCCTGCCCACCGGACATTTGAATCCGGACGAGGTGGTCGCACTCGGCGCTGCGGTACAGGCCGGTCTCGTTGGACGCGACGCCGGGCTCGAAGAAATGGTGCTGACCGATGTCGCGCCGTATAGCCTCGGCATCGACACGGCCATGCAGGTGGGTCCGGGCCAATTCGTGCCGGGTCACTTCCTGCCGATCATCGAGCGCAATACGATCGTGCCGGTGAGCCGCATGCAGCGCATCTTTACCGTGCGCGACCGTCAGCCGATACTCAACCTCAAGGTGTTTCAGGGCGAAGCGCGGCTGACCGCGGACAACGTATCGCTCGGCGAATTCACGCTCGAAGTGCCGCTCAAACCAGCGGGCGAAGCAGGCGCGGATGTGCGCTTCACTTACGACATCAACGGTGTGCTCGAAGTGGAAGCCACCGCGTTTCCGGACGGCAAGAAACGCGCAATGGTGATTGAAGAAAACCCCGGTGTGATGACGCCGGAAGAAATCCGCGAGCGCCTCGCTGCATTGAGCGCGCTGAAGATTCATCCACGCGACCAACTGGAGAACCGGACGTTGTTGACGCGCGCGGACCGTGTCTACGAAGAAACGCTGGGCGACCATCGGCAATATCTGGCCGCGCATATCGCTCGCTTCCAGGCGCTGATCGAGCATCAGAATGCCGATGAAATCGCGCAGGCGCGCGGCGAACTGGGCGCGCTGCTCGACCGCTTTGATGTGCATGTGACCTATTGA
- a CDS encoding aldehyde dehydrogenase produces MTHFDTSLVPNGDIFIGGEWRQGRGNPYKSLYPADQSVNMEISTANADDARDAVEAADIAWRRADWSGLKPHQRALILYRIADLIMARHEALAQLQRRDNGKPIGETRVLVASAANTFRYFAACLETLDEEVTPSRGDYLTMSIYEPIGVIAAITPWNSPIASDAQKLAPALAGGNAVVLKPAEVTPLVSLALARICEEAGVPKGVLSVVPGKGSVIGDVLVRHPLVKKVSFTGGTEVGRGIARIAADKLMPVSLELGGKSPTIVFDDADLDHAVNGVLYGIFSSSGEACIAGSRLFVQRSIYDAFMKRLAEGARKLRVGDPSRGDTQMGPLITAAHRETVERYVALGLEEGGRLLCGGERPVGDGREAGTYFQPTILEGLTNNARICQEEIFGPVLVAMPFDDEASLLKEANNSVFGLAAGIWTRDYKRAYRIARALEAGTIWINTYKLFSISTPFSGWKESGMGREKGRLGIREYMQQKSLYWGLNDAPLAWAN; encoded by the coding sequence ATGACTCACTTCGATACCAGCCTCGTGCCCAACGGCGATATTTTCATCGGCGGCGAATGGCGGCAAGGGCGTGGCAACCCGTATAAAAGCCTGTATCCGGCGGATCAGTCGGTCAACATGGAAATCTCGACGGCCAATGCCGACGATGCCCGCGACGCCGTGGAAGCCGCGGATATCGCATGGCGCCGCGCGGACTGGTCGGGTTTGAAGCCGCATCAACGCGCGCTGATTCTGTACCGCATCGCCGATCTGATCATGGCGCGCCACGAGGCGCTCGCACAACTGCAACGTCGAGACAACGGCAAGCCGATCGGCGAAACGCGCGTGCTCGTGGCGAGCGCCGCGAATACCTTCCGTTATTTCGCGGCCTGCCTCGAAACGCTCGACGAAGAAGTCACGCCTTCGCGCGGCGACTATCTGACCATGAGCATCTATGAGCCGATCGGCGTGATCGCGGCGATTACGCCGTGGAACTCGCCGATCGCATCCGACGCGCAGAAGCTCGCGCCGGCACTCGCGGGCGGCAATGCAGTCGTGTTGAAGCCTGCTGAAGTGACGCCTTTGGTTTCCTTGGCATTGGCGCGCATCTGCGAAGAGGCTGGTGTGCCGAAGGGTGTTCTGAGCGTTGTACCTGGGAAAGGCTCGGTGATCGGCGACGTGCTGGTGCGCCATCCGCTGGTGAAGAAAGTGTCGTTCACGGGCGGCACTGAAGTGGGCCGCGGTATCGCGCGCATCGCGGCGGACAAGCTGATGCCGGTGTCTTTGGAGCTTGGCGGCAAGTCGCCGACCATCGTGTTCGACGACGCCGATCTCGATCACGCGGTCAACGGTGTGCTGTACGGCATTTTCAGTTCGTCGGGCGAAGCGTGCATCGCGGGTTCGCGCCTCTTCGTGCAGCGCTCGATTTACGACGCGTTCATGAAGCGTCTCGCCGAAGGCGCGCGCAAGTTGCGCGTCGGCGACCCGTCGCGTGGCGACACGCAGATGGGCCCGCTGATTACGGCGGCGCACCGCGAAACCGTCGAGCGTTACGTCGCGCTGGGTCTGGAAGAGGGCGGTCGTCTGCTGTGCGGCGGCGAGCGCCCGGTCGGCGATGGCCGCGAAGCCGGCACGTATTTCCAGCCGACGATTCTCGAAGGACTGACCAACAATGCCCGCATCTGCCAGGAAGAAATCTTCGGCCCGGTGCTGGTGGCCATGCCTTTCGACGACGAAGCCTCGCTGCTGAAAGAAGCCAACAACAGCGTGTTTGGCCTCGCCGCCGGCATCTGGACGCGCGACTACAAGCGCGCCTACCGGATTGCCCGCGCACTCGAAGCCGGCACCATCTGGATCAACACCTACAAGCTGTTCTCGATCTCGACGCCGTTCAGCGGCTGGAAAGAGAGCGGCATGGGACGCGAGAAAGGCCGGCTCGGCATCCGCGAATACATGCAACAGAAAAGCCTCTACTGGGGCTTGAACGACGCGCCGCTGGCGTGGGCGAACTAA
- a CDS encoding DUF3562 domain-containing protein has product MSQPEPNVDELVRSIAEETDTPTETVSKLYADILAVYRQDARVFDYVPLFAAKKVRNQLRHSPDRKH; this is encoded by the coding sequence ATGTCTCAACCCGAGCCCAACGTAGACGAATTGGTGAGAAGCATCGCCGAGGAAACCGACACGCCAACGGAAACGGTCTCGAAGCTGTACGCGGACATCCTGGCTGTTTATCGTCAGGACGCGCGTGTATTCGATTACGTACCGCTCTTTGCGGCGAAAAAAGTCCGCAATCAGCTTCGTCATAGCCCGGACCGCAAACACTGA
- a CDS encoding FAD-dependent oxidoreductase: MRITIVGAGITGLSTAWSLSKQGHDITLIEQGSIPNPLAASGDRHRMIRRAYSDADGYAHTIDEAFDSWDLLWNDLGVSHYANCGVLGISQFAGDGAEQFRAGLDRMNFEYERLEPRDAAARFPFLDPNTFRYAYFDRDGGALFSERIARDMKAWLKMRGADIRMHTKVLAVDPHTASVRLEDDTLVRADKLVVAAGAWTLQLFPALAENLMTYRNTVAYLEPPADLEDAWSTAPAIVDIGGKNDGYVLPPIDGVGLKFGAGVNKTLALDPDANRVAAPGDGDRLRRMFSPPFGRIEEYTVSEVKTCAYTFTADKRFFSKRIGNTLVVSACSGHGYKFGAAVGRRIAESLETGDDALLTRWLKAETV, from the coding sequence ATGCGGATAACAATCGTAGGCGCGGGCATTACCGGCTTGAGCACGGCGTGGTCGCTCTCAAAACAGGGACACGACATCACACTGATCGAACAAGGCTCGATTCCCAATCCACTCGCCGCTTCAGGCGACCGGCATCGCATGATTCGCCGTGCCTACAGCGATGCGGACGGCTACGCGCACACCATCGACGAGGCGTTCGACAGCTGGGACCTGCTGTGGAACGACCTCGGCGTTTCACACTATGCAAACTGCGGAGTACTCGGCATTTCACAATTCGCGGGCGACGGCGCCGAGCAGTTCCGCGCCGGACTCGACCGCATGAATTTCGAGTATGAAAGGCTTGAGCCACGCGATGCCGCCGCGCGGTTTCCCTTTCTCGACCCCAACACCTTTCGTTATGCTTACTTCGATCGCGACGGTGGTGCGCTGTTCAGCGAACGCATTGCACGCGACATGAAAGCGTGGCTCAAGATGCGCGGCGCCGATATTCGCATGCACACGAAGGTGCTCGCGGTCGATCCGCACACCGCTTCCGTGCGTCTCGAAGACGACACTCTCGTGCGTGCCGACAAGCTCGTGGTCGCCGCGGGCGCATGGACGTTGCAACTGTTCCCGGCGCTCGCCGAAAACCTGATGACTTATCGCAATACCGTCGCTTATCTGGAGCCGCCGGCGGATCTGGAAGACGCGTGGTCGACGGCACCCGCGATCGTCGACATTGGCGGCAAGAATGACGGCTATGTGCTGCCACCAATCGACGGCGTCGGTCTGAAGTTCGGTGCGGGTGTCAATAAAACGCTTGCGCTGGACCCCGACGCCAATCGCGTTGCCGCGCCTGGCGATGGCGACCGTTTGCGCCGGATGTTTTCGCCGCCGTTCGGCCGCATAGAAGAATATACGGTATCCGAAGTAAAAACCTGCGCGTACACCTTCACGGCGGACAAGCGGTTCTTTTCGAAGCGGATTGGCAACACGCTAGTGGTGTCGGCTTGCTCCGGACACGGATATAAATTCGGCGCGGCGGTGGGACGCCGAATCGCGGAGTCGCTGGAAACCGGCGACGATGCGCTGCTCACGCGATGGCTCAAGGCGGAAACGGTCTAG
- a CDS encoding MFS transporter: protein MRTIDNTMGDRSSAGVSGPVTRGSIIARLERLPKNAMQVRARILIGLATFFDGFDVIAIAATLPILIAKWHLTPWEIGFLIGSGSVGQLIGAFVFPWYAERSGRVKAIALSSGIIGITSIACGFAPTFAAFVVLRVIQGLGLGGELPVAATYINEISRAHGRGRFVLLYEIVFPVGLLASNALGAWIVPRFGWQAMYFIGGMPLILFFVLRKLVPESPRWLAERERMADADAAVHVFERAVKGPLPPVTHSAEFEAMANRHPKRRMGDLFGPAYLKRTLAVAMLWITCGFIQYGLSTWLPTIYRTIYHAPLQLALNLAVAASVLGVVGSLTCALLVDRVGRKPIINLSFVACAISLLLAGVFHDSSVYVVATFCALSLGFLACGFITAYVYTPELYPTSIRAMGCGVGGAWLKVAAIFAPAIVSKTMIGGNLQVAFYILAAVPFLAAVAVHFLGIETKGKVLEQLEA from the coding sequence ATGAGAACCATCGACAACACCATGGGGGACCGCAGCAGCGCCGGTGTCTCAGGCCCTGTGACCCGGGGCTCGATCATCGCGCGTCTGGAGCGGTTGCCCAAGAATGCAATGCAGGTGCGCGCGCGTATCCTGATCGGTCTCGCGACGTTCTTCGACGGCTTCGACGTGATCGCCATCGCGGCCACGCTGCCGATCCTGATCGCGAAGTGGCATCTGACGCCGTGGGAAATCGGCTTTTTGATCGGCTCCGGTTCGGTTGGACAACTGATCGGCGCATTCGTTTTTCCGTGGTACGCGGAGCGCAGCGGCCGCGTGAAAGCGATTGCGTTGAGTTCGGGGATTATCGGCATTACGAGTATTGCCTGCGGTTTTGCGCCGACGTTCGCGGCGTTCGTCGTGCTGCGTGTGATTCAGGGGCTCGGGCTCGGCGGGGAATTGCCGGTGGCCGCGACTTACATCAACGAGATCAGCCGTGCGCATGGCCGTGGCCGTTTTGTGCTGCTGTATGAAATCGTTTTCCCGGTCGGCCTGCTCGCCTCGAATGCGTTGGGCGCGTGGATCGTGCCGCGTTTCGGTTGGCAAGCCATGTACTTTATTGGCGGCATGCCGTTGATTCTGTTCTTCGTGCTGCGCAAGCTCGTGCCGGAATCGCCGCGCTGGCTCGCCGAACGTGAGCGCATGGCCGATGCGGATGCGGCGGTGCATGTATTCGAACGTGCGGTCAAAGGTCCACTTCCGCCGGTCACGCACTCGGCTGAATTTGAAGCGATGGCCAATCGGCACCCGAAGCGCCGCATGGGCGACCTGTTCGGTCCCGCGTATCTGAAACGCACGCTGGCGGTGGCGATGTTGTGGATCACCTGCGGCTTCATTCAATACGGTCTCTCGACGTGGCTGCCGACGATCTACCGCACGATTTATCACGCGCCGCTGCAACTCGCGCTGAATCTGGCGGTGGCGGCTTCGGTGCTCGGCGTGGTGGGGTCGCTGACTTGTGCGTTGCTGGTCGACAGGGTGGGGCGTAAGCCGATCATTAACCTGTCGTTCGTGGCATGCGCCATTTCATTGCTGCTGGCGGGTGTTTTCCACGATTCGTCGGTGTATGTGGTGGCCACGTTCTGCGCGCTTTCGCTGGGCTTCCTTGCATGCGGCTTCATCACGGCCTATGTGTACACGCCGGAACTTTATCCGACCAGCATCCGCGCGATGGGTTGCGGCGTTGGCGGCGCGTGGTTGAAGGTGGCGGCGATTTTTGCTCCCGCTATCGTGTCCAAGACGATGATCGGCGGCAATTTGCAGGTTGCGTTCTATATCCTCGCGGCCGTGCCGTTCCTCGCGGCGGTGGCGGTGCATTTTCTGGGTATTGAAACCAAGGGCAAGGTGCTGGAGCAGCTTGAGGCCTGA